The genomic window TGTTTTTGATAAAATTTCCGTAAAATTCATTTCTTAGACAATAAGAATTTGTTATTTATGTATATGTGCTACTACTGAATCAGAAGATTACAACTCTAGATGAGTGATAAATAGAGATCGCAGCTTTTAGATTTATATCGACACAATCCACAATAATGGTTAAGATTAAAAACTATCTACAAGAATTACAAAAATCAATTCCCAATCAATGGCTAGAGAAAGTGCAATATTTACACTCTGATTTACTATGGCGATGGCTAGTATTCAGTGGAAGTGAAGCAATAGCCTTGAGCCAGAAATCAGCAATGGTATTTTCTCCCCATCAAGATGATGAAACCTTTGGCTGTGGGGGAATGATTGCCCACAAAAGAGAAAAGGGAATACAAGTTGTAGTCGTATTTTTAACTAACGGAGCAGGTGGGGATAATTTAAATCCAGATTTACAAAATCAAATTATCTTAACTCGCAAACAAGAAGCCGTCACAGCATTACAAATTTTGGGTGTAGAAGTATCAGATATTTACTTTTTAGATAAACCAGACGGACATTTACAAAATTTAATTGCTGAAGAAAGGCAGCAAACTATTAAACAGATAGCTGAACTGCTAAGATTATATCAACCAGAAGAAGTTTACATTCCTCACAGCAAAGATTGCCATAGAGATCATGAGGCTACCTTTCCACTAGTGAAAGCTGGTATTAATGAAGCGAATATTAAACCAGAACTTCTACAGTACGCGATTTGGTTATTCTGGCGATCGCCGTTATTTATTATTTTGAAATTGCAAGATTTAGCGGCTGCTTATAGAGTTTCAATTACTTCTGTACAAGAGAAGAAAAAACTGGCGATCGCTTCATACTCTTCACAATTGGCAAGCTTACCTCAAGGCTTTGTTAAGCAATTTTTAAGTTCTTATGAGATTTTCTTTAAAACTCAGATTTAAGGAAATCTATCTAGATAGATACAATTATTAGGGTTGCTTTTTACCACTGCTAAAGATTTAGTACAACGTTGGTTTTTACATAAGAAATAATTAACTAAAGTTTCAAGATTTTTTAATCTAAAAGCCCAAAGTAAATATTATGTGGAGAAAAGTTAAATGAGAATATTACATATTACCAATCATGTACAAAAAATTGGTAACGGTATTGTTAATGTGGCAGTAGACCTAGCCTGTTTACAAGCCCAAGATGGTCACGAGGTTGCTGTATCATCTGCTGGGGGAGAATATGAGACATTACTAGCCAGTTATGGTGTGCGACATTTTCATTTAGATCAGTCTAGGCAACCATTAAATATCATTAAAGCAGCTTGGCGTTTGCAGGAAATTGTGCAAAATTTTCAGCCAGATATTATTCACGCCCACATGATGACAGGGGTTGTGCTGGCAGGCATTTTGAAAAACAACAATGATTATAGTTTAGTTTCCACAGTACACAATGAGTTCCAGCGTAGTGCAGTCCTAATGGGATTAGCAGATCGAGTTATTGCAGTGAGTCATGCAGTAGCCGATGCAATGGTACGCCGTGGTATATCCAAAACAAAACTACGAATCGTCTCTAATGGTACACTAGGCAGTCCCCGCCATCGCCAACTTCAAGATTATCAACCACTACCTTTGCACAGACCAGCAATTACTACCGTCGCGGGGATGTATTCTCGTAAAGGCATTGCTGAGTTAATTACAGCCTTTATGAAAATTGCGGTTGAATTTCCCCAAGCACATTTATATTTAGTAGGGGATGGCCCAGATCGCACCATGTTTGAGAAAATGGTGCAAAACACGCCTCTGAGTAACCGTATTCATTTTGAAGGTTTCCAGCCAGAACCCCAACGCTATATGCTAGCAACCGATATTTTTGTTCTCGCTTCCCATTGCGAATCCTTTGGGTTGGTACTGACAGAAGCGCGAGAAGCCGGTTGTGCAATTATTGCCAGCAATGTAGATGGCATTCCTGAAACATTAGATAATGGAACAGCAGGTTTTTTAGTACCACCTAAAGATACTGAGACATTGGCAGATGCTTTAGCCCAATTACTCAAAGATCCCACCCAACTCTACACATGGAAAAGCTGCGCCCCACAAAACCTAGAAAGATTCCATGTAGCAAGAGTCAACGAGGAAACATTGGCTGTCTACCGCGAATTAGTCACAAATTTTAAGCCTCTTAAGGTAATAGCCAGAGAGGAAGTTTTAGTTAGTAAGTAAATTTACCAATACTCAGTAGGGAGTGCTGAGTCAACTCCCACTACGGTTAGGATAAGAGTATTGGTAGGTTGGGTTGAGGTTTTACGTTCGCGTAGCGTGCCGTAGGCAAACCCAACAAATGCTTACAAATGTTGGGTTTCATGCCTCAACCCAACCTACATATTTTGATTTTTTAGCCTTAACCGAACCGTATTGGGTCAAGTCCCACGCCGCTAACAGCACTTTCAACTCAGCATTCTTTATGATATTCTTGGCTGTCTTGATTGAAATTTAATACAAAGAGTTTTAACATTATAAATATTTTACATAACCATCTGTATACAAATAATAAAAACCAGATTTGATTCAAGATTGATATTAATAAAATTGCGTCAATTAATTAATCCTAATTCTGCTTCATTCTCAAGGTGATTCCAGTGTGGTTTAGCTTTTCAGCTTAAGTAGTTAAAAAAAATAAATATTTTTTTAGAACAAAAATAAAATATTTGCATCTAAAAAATCAGCAATTTTTATTATCAAAAAATATGGTTTAATGTACATATTTTTTGATTAATTACGTAAATATCTCAAGGTCTTACGGGTAAAATTCTGTTATTCTCATATCAATTAATACCAACAAGACACGATTGATGAGACAGTTACAGCAACCTGATCCTGTATTAGAGGAACTTTTTACTCAGATTCAACCAGAGATCCAGGATAGCCTGACTACAGAGCAAGTAACAGCCATCAAAAAAGCTTTTGGCTCTAATACTTGGACTCGTCGGCATCCTTTAGACTTACGAATTACACTCCCCATACCCGGACTAAGATTTTATATGGTGTTGCTGGGGGGTGAAGAAAAACGTTCCAAACAGCGATTGCAATACGCAAAAGCTTTATTCCCTCTGTGGACTCCCAGCAACATTATATTTCTGATAGTGTTTTCCATGATCCTATCGGTTTGTAGCTTTGCCACCTTTTCTTCTCTGTTATCCTCCTTTCGTTCCATCTCAAATTCCAATTCTTCCCCATCGCCTACATCTATTCCCTGGATTTTCGATAAATCTGAATGTGAACACACTGGCAGAACTTGGGAGGGTGGTAAGTGTTGGGATGATGAACATAATCCTATGTTTTAAAATATACTCTTATTCACGGCAGACACATCATGAACAAAGATTTAAACAAAGACATTTCTAAAACTGATCCTTTTGTACAAAAATTTTTTGCCCGTATTCCTCCTGAAACAGCAGCTACCTTTACTAATAACCAATTGGCAGAACTAAAAAGAGTATTTCATGCTCGCGTTGAACAACAGCATTCTGTAGATATCCGGCTTTCTGTGCCAATTTTTAAACGACGCTTTTATCTGGTTTATTTGCTGGGGAAAGAAAACCGCCGCTTAAAACGCGTACAAGCTCCTGTTTCAAAACCTGCAAACAGAATTTTACTGACAATAACAGGGTTTATACTGATAACATCTTTATTGGGTATGGTTAATAAACTGTGGGGAATTAATACCTTTCCAGATCAAGCAATCAAAGAATCTATCCGAGTTTTGCTCAACAAAGATTAGATTTAACAGGGCTGTATCTACCAATCATCAAGCTTTTGATCAGTTTTGCAATTACTACCCTTCATTTTAATTGCGATCGCATCCCATCTTCTTAGCATTCTCTACTACTTGTAGTCTATCCCCAGCAAAGCGATAATTAACGCTGTTGGTTTTGAACAGGGGCAACATGGGATACGACTTGACAACACTGGCAGCACTTTACAAAAACGCTCTCCTCAATGATGTTCTGCCATTTTGGGAACAGCATTCCCTCGACTATGAACAGGGTGGCTACTTCACCTGCTTAAATCGTCAAGGTCAAGTTTATGACACCGACAAATTTATCTGGTTGCAAAATCGCCAAGTCTGGACTTTCTCGATGCTTTGCAACCAACTAGAAAAACGCGAAAACTGGTTAAAAATTGCCAGTAACGGTGCAAAATTTCTGGCTCAACATGGTAGAGATACGGAAGGTAATTGGTATTTTGCCTTAAACCGTGAAGGACAGCCCCTAATTCAGCCCTACAATATATTTTCTGACTGCTTTGCAGCAATGGCATTTAGCCAATACGCCTTAGCCTCTGGTGAAGAATGGGCGAAGGACGTAGCCATGCAAGCATACAACAATGTTTTACGCCGTAAAGACAACCCCAAAGGCAAGTATACCAAAGCCTACCCCGGCACACGCCCTATGAAAGCCTTAGCTGTGCCGATGATTTTAGCCAATCTCACCCTAGAAATGGCCTGGCTACTTCCTAGTGAAACCTTAGAAAGTGTCTTAGCTAGCACAGTAAAGGAAGTAATGACGGATTTTCTCGACCAAGAACGGGGATTAATGTATGAAAACGTTACCCCTGATGGTTCTCACATTGATTGTTTTGATGGTAGGTTAATTAATCCTGGTCATGGTATCGAAGCCATGTGGTTCATTATGGATATTGCTAACCGCAACAACGACAGCAAAACTATCAACCAAGCCGTTGATGTGGTGTTGAATATCTTGAATTTTGCTTGGGATAGTGAATATGGCGGGTTGTATTACTTCATGGATGCAGAAGGACATCCCCCGCAACAACTGGAATGGGATCAAAAACTTTGGTGGGTGCATTTAGAGTCCTTGGTGGCTTTAGCAATGGGTTATCGCCTGACAGGACGTACAGAGTGTTGGGAATGGTATCAAAAAATGCACGATTATGCTTGGTCACATTTTGCTGATGCAGAATATGGTGAATGGTTTGGCTATCTGAATCGTCGTGGAGAAGTGTTGTTAAATCTCAAAGGCGGTAAGTGGAAGGGATGTTTTCATGTACCCCGTGCTATGTACCTATGTTGGCAACAGTTTGAGAAATTGGGTTAGCTACGCTGGGAGTAACGCGATATCGCCATCAGTTTAACCTTTGCTAGCGTACAAGTACAACTGACAGCAGTAATATCCTATGAATATTGTCACACCAAAGCGATTCACAATTGATGAGTATCATCAATTAATTAACTTGGGATTTTTAAAGGAGGGCGATCGTATAGAATTAATCCGGGGGGAATTGATGCAAATGGTAGCTAAAGGAACACCTCATACAGTCTGCGGTTCTATTCTGTGCCGCCAACTGGATAGAATTTTAGGTGATAGAGCAGTTATTCGTAGTCAAGATCCTATCACCCTTTCTAACCAAAGTGAACCTGAGCCAGATATCGTCATTGCAGAGGGTACAGATGAAGATTATCTTGCTCATCATCCCTATGCCGAAGATATTCTACTAGTTATAGAAATTTCCGATTCCACATTGATTTATGACCAAACCAAGAAGCTAGAACTCTATGCAGAAGCTGGAATTTCTCACTATTGGATCGTTAACTTAAATATTAGCCAACTTGAGTGTTATAGTCAGCCTTATCAAAATGCTCAAGGTGAATTTAACTATCTCAGCAAGCTAATTTCCTTACCCCATCAGTCGGTTGCAATTCCTGGATTTGCAGATGCGGTACTAAATCTGAGACGGATTTTTCCTACAAGGAACAGGTGACAGCAGAGGACGGAAAGAGTATGGGATTTACGCAGTGATACGAAGAATCAAGGGTTTGGGCGAGGGTATAGGGGTATAGGGGTATAGGGGTATAGGGGTATAGGTGTTCAAAACCCTTACACCCCTACACCCTCATACCCTTACACCCCTTCTTCACAAATAACCTCTGTGCGTAAGTCCTGGAGTATACAACCGGATTCTGCTATTTCCTGACACCCATTGCAACGTTCCCAGTGATTCGCTAGGCTAATGATATTCCTGTATCCTGTTATTTCTCAGGCGTGCTATGGATTTTGAAAACAAAGCCACTGCCCAAACTACTAGAATACATAAGCCATTGGTATTGTTGCGTGATACTGAAGCGTTAATACGTCGCCCTACAGTCACCACACTTACACCTATTTTGCCTCCCAAGTTAAGTAAAAGGTTACAAGAAGCCTCTACTTTAGCTGATGACACCTTACAGGAACTCGCAGAAATTGACTTGGAAACAATTAGCGACGTTGAATTACAACCAGCAAGAATTCTTGTCGGTTTAAGCTTCGTTGGGTTTGGAGCATTGATGATTTTGGTATTGCTGCTTTATTGTAATACATTGCACCCAGAAATTAGCACAGTTGAGCAGATACACCTATACTGGCTTCAATATATTTGGTTTGTGAGCTTGGGTGTGACAGGAATGTTTCTTCTAGGGCGTGAAGCTATGCGTTCTCAGCAATTCAAAAAGTTTTAATTTAATAAATTACTTTCGAGTCAGATATGAAGGTATAGAGTATTAGAGGGTATTTGAAAAGTTTTGTCAGGTATCCTTTGTCATTCTGAGTGGAGCTTTGCGGAAGGAAGAATCCGCGTTTTTACCGTTATACTGGGATGCTTCCTTCGTCAGCATGACATAAAAGGGGACTTTTCAAACACCCTCTTAGATGATATTTTTAACAGTCTGGCATGAGACCTAATGACTACCATCGAAAAAGACCCAGAATTTGAACAATTACTGGTTTATTTACGAAAAAATCGGGGATTTGACTTTACAGGTTACAAGCGTTCAAATTTGATGCGGCGTGTACGCAAGCGAATGCAATTATTGAATATAGAAACCTTTGGAGATTATTTAAATTATCTAGAAGTTGATCCAGAGGAATTTAATCATCTTTTTAATACTATTTTAATCAATGTTACAAACTTTTTCCGCGATGCTACAGCCTGGGAAGCTTTAGTTGAGCAAGTATTACCCCATATTATCAAAGGGAAAAAACATACTGATCAAATTCGCATTTGGAGTGCTGGTTGCGCTTCTGGTGAAGAGGCTTATACTATCGCCATTTTGATGGCTGAAATGTTGGGGGCTGATCAATTTCGGCAACGGGTCAAAATCTATGCCACAGACGTAGATGAAGAAGCTCTTAAGCAGGCGCGTCAAGCCGCTTATTCAGCAAAAGATATTCATCCCATACCCCAAGACCTACGGCAAAAATATTTTCAGGTTATCAATAACCGTTATGTTTTTCAATCAGACTTGCGTCGTTGCATAATTTTTGGTCGTCATGATTTGTTGCAAGATGCTCCAATTTCGCGGTTAGATTTATTGGTGTGTCGTAATATTTTGATGTATTTTAATTCTACAACGCAAGGACGAATTTTAACACGCTTTCATTTTGCACTTAAAAACACGGGTTATTTGTTTTTGGGTAAGGCGGAGATGCTGTTAAGCTATCCTAATTTATTTACGCCGTTAGATTTAAAAAACCGCATATTTACAAAGGTATCAGAACATAATTTACGCGATCGCCTCTTATTTATTCCTAATTCGGGAGATGAAACATCAGAAAATAGTTTATCTTATCAAATGCGTCTACGAGATTTAGCTTATGATGCCTCACCGACAGCGCAAATAGTCGTGAATTTTGATGGTAGATTAGTCATGATCAATGAACAGGCCAGAAATTTATTTGCTCTTTCACCTAGAGATTTAAATCGCCCGTTTCAGGATTTGGAAATATCTTACCGTCCCCTAGAGTTGCGATCGCTGATTGAACGGGCTTATGCGGAACGCAGTCCTGTTAGCATTAGTAATGTTGAACGCTATTTTTCCAATACAGAAACCCAATACTTTGATGTCAGAATTACACCTTTGCAAAATACTGACAGCAGTTTCCTAGGTGTCAGCATTGTTTTTCATGATGTCACTCACTTTATTCAACTCCAAGAAGAACTACAACGTTTCCGACAAGAATTAGAGACGACCAAAGAAGAACTCCAGTCTACCAATGAAGAATTAGAGACTACCAACGAAGAACTCCAGTCTACTAATGAAGAATTAGAAACAATCAACGAAGAACTGCAATCTACGAATGAAGAATTAAAGACCACTAACGACGAACTCCACTCGGCTAACCAAGAATTACATACAATCAACAATGAACTAAGTCAGCGTACTCAAGAACTTAACCGTACAAATATTGTTTTGGTGAGTATCCTGAAAAGCCTACAAACAGGCATAGTAGTGATTGATAACAGCTTCAATATTTTGGTTTGGAATTACATGGTCGAAGATATGTGGGGACTTAGAACCGATGAAGTCTTGGGTAATTCTTTATTTAGCCTAGATATTGGTCTACCCGTCGAGCAACTGCGATCGCCTATTCGCGACTCTCTTTCTGGGAAAGAAGTATTTCTAGAAATGATTTTAGAGGCGATCAATCGTCGGGGTAGACAAATTAGGTGTTATGTTGCTATTACTCCTTTATCTAGTACAGAAATGAAAGGGGCAGTGTTGATGATGGCAGATATAGAAACAGTTCATAGTATGGTTTCTAGTCAAGACATTGAGGCTAGGAGACAAAAATGACCCCAGATAACTGGACAAAAGCAATTGATGCAGCCAATCAAAGACTTGATATCCTACTACAGCGAGCTAGTCAACCACAGGATATGTCAAGGTGGCAAGATGCGCCTGTAGTGATGCTAACGGAAGCGATCGCTGAAATTTCTATTTCCTTAGAAGAATTAAACGTCTTAGCTGAAGAGCTACAATTACAAAATCAGGAATTAATCGCCACTCGTCAGCAGGTAGAAGCTGAACGCCAGCGTTACCAAGATTTATTTAACTTTGCCCCCGATGCTTACTTGGTTACTGATATTACTGGCATTATCCAAGAAGCCAACCACATTGCAGCGCAGTTATTACAAGTTCGTCAGTCTTATCTGATTGGTAAACCCATGTCTGTGTTTGTGCATCCAGACGCACGGGCAAATTTTCGGCAGTTAATCTTGGATTTGCAACAGCAAGGTCATATCCGCAATGCTGAGTTACGGATATTCTATAAAGAAGGTGAGACAGACTTTCCGGCTGAACTAACTGCTGTTACCGAACGCAATCGCACAGGCAAAGTTACTAGTTTACGTTGGCTATTTAGAAATATTAGCGATCGCCAGCGCACAGCCCAAAAACTCCGAGAACAAGCAGCATTACTTGATATTACCACCGATGCAATTTTAGTCAAAGACTTGCACAGTCAAATCCTATTTTGGAACAAAGGCGCAGAAAATCTTTATGGATGGACTGCAACCGAGGCTTTAGGCAAGAGTGGCGATACACTTTTGTTTACAAACAATTCCCCTCAACTGCAACAAGCAAAGAAAACCGTGCTTGAGACTGGTGCATGGCAAGGAGAATTACATAAAGTAGACAAAAATGGCAAGAAAATCATTATTGCTAGTCGTTGGACACTGATGTATGATGCAGCCGACTTACCCAAATCAATCCTTTGTGTTGACACCGACATCACCGAGAAAAAACAACTCGAAGCGCAACTATTGCGTATCCAACGCCTAGAAAGCCTGGGAACTCTCACCAGTGGGATTGCTCACGATCTCAACAATATTCTCACCCCCATTTTAACAGTTGCCCAACTACTACCTATAAAACATCCTCAACTGGAAGAAGATTCTCAACAGATGCTAGAGTTGTTAGCGACTAGTGCCAAACGCGGAGCTGATTTAGTCCATCAAATTTCTACGTTTGGGCGTAACTCTGAAAACAACAGCATAAACCTACAAATTGCCACTATAATTTCCGATATTGAGCAAATCATCAAACGTACATTTCCCAAATCAATTGAAATTAAGACAGATATAGCCACAGATTTAGCTAGTGTTTTAGGAGATAGTACCCAACTACATCAAGTATTGATGAACTTGGTAATTAATGCCCGTGATGCCATACCTGATAGCGGTGAATTATCTATATCTGCTGATAATCTATTCATTGATGAAGACTTCGCCAAACAGCACATAGGGGCAGAAGTCGGTTGTTATGTAGTCATTAAGGTAGCAGATACAGGTATTGGTATACACCCAGATAATCTAGATAAAATTTTTGATCCATTTTTCACTACCAAAGCAATAGGTAAAGGTACAGGATTAGGTTTATCTACCGTTATTGGGATTGTCAACAATCACAACGGTTTTGTTACCGTGTCTAGTCAGTTAGGAATTGGCAGTGAATTTCAGATATATATACCTAGTAATGATTCCCCAATTTCTTTATTGAAATTCAACCAAATACTACCAACAGGGAATGGAGAATTGATTTTAGTTGTAGATGATGAATTAGCAATTATTCAAATTACTAAAACTGTGCTAGAAAGCCATAATTACAAAGTATTGACTGCTGAAAATGGCATTGAAGCTTTATCTCTCTACAATCAATATCAAGATGAAATTCAATTAGTGTTGATAGACATGATGATGCCTATAATGGCAGGGGACATGGCTATTAGTACCTTACAAATTATTAATCCTCAAATAAAAATAATTGCTATGAGTGGACTAGAAACCATGAAAACTTTAATAGAATTTTCTCAGGCTGGAGTCAAAAAATTCTTACCCAAGCCCTTTACTCATCAAGAATTGTTACGACAAATTCATGAATTAATTTCACTTAATACCTAGTACCGCCGTGAAGTCAAAAGTCAAAAATTTAATTTTTGAGAACCTCACAAAACTTTATAAAACTTCTTTTCTATTACCTATTTCCTATTCCCTGGAAACCACGCAAAGATTACCACAAATATTTCGAGAATGAGTCTATCTAAAGGATGAAAAAAAACTATGCCAAATAAGCTTTAATCTTTAGAGTCCTCACAATGTACACTATTTTTTGGTAAGTTTAAAGTGGAGTGTAGACATTTATGGTTTTAACTCCCAATTCCTTGATCAATAGCGAAGGAACAAGCTATGAATACTGCTGTCAAATATGATATTGAGGTTATCAAGGATGAAGCCCGTCAACTAGTCTCTAAAAGACTTGTTAACCGTCAACAGCCAATTTATACTCTCTGTAAATATATTCCAGACCGTGATTGGCCATTCTTCGAGCTAGAGTTGGAAAAAAATGAATTTTTGCTCAGGGATAGAATTATTGACTTATTAAGTCATGAAAAATGGGAAGAAGACTGAGCCGACTATTAAACTGTTACCCCCATTAAAACATCCTTGATAAATTTACCTTTCAAAATTAAAACCCTCGAATCGATTCGAGGGTTTCAGTATTTGGGGGATTGGGGATTGGGGATTGGGGATTGGGTATTTATAGCGTTTCTGCTTTAGTGAGGTACAAGAACCCCACCCCCAACCCCCTCCTCCGAAGTTCTGTTCGGCGGAAACCGCCGCTCAGACTTCTCTCCGCCGCAAGGAGGGGGCTATGATATATCTCATGTGATTAGAAAACGCTATATTGAGCGATTATCAGAACTCACCACTCACCACTCTTTTATCCGTTTTAGCAGATTCTTGTGGATCAGCACTGCAAGAGAAATTACTGACAAGGATGTCAACAAAAGAATTAGGGTTTTCCCTATAAAATACTGGCATATCTTGCCAACAGTGGGGGCAAAACCAGTGAACTTCAGAATCACGGATATGCCTTAAAA from Nostoc sp. UHCC 0870 includes these protein-coding regions:
- a CDS encoding PIG-L deacetylase family protein encodes the protein MVKIKNYLQELQKSIPNQWLEKVQYLHSDLLWRWLVFSGSEAIALSQKSAMVFSPHQDDETFGCGGMIAHKREKGIQVVVVFLTNGAGGDNLNPDLQNQIILTRKQEAVTALQILGVEVSDIYFLDKPDGHLQNLIAEERQQTIKQIAELLRLYQPEEVYIPHSKDCHRDHEATFPLVKAGINEANIKPELLQYAIWLFWRSPLFIILKLQDLAAAYRVSITSVQEKKKLAIASYSSQLASLPQGFVKQFLSSYEIFFKTQI
- a CDS encoding glycosyltransferase family 4 protein, which produces MRILHITNHVQKIGNGIVNVAVDLACLQAQDGHEVAVSSAGGEYETLLASYGVRHFHLDQSRQPLNIIKAAWRLQEIVQNFQPDIIHAHMMTGVVLAGILKNNNDYSLVSTVHNEFQRSAVLMGLADRVIAVSHAVADAMVRRGISKTKLRIVSNGTLGSPRHRQLQDYQPLPLHRPAITTVAGMYSRKGIAELITAFMKIAVEFPQAHLYLVGDGPDRTMFEKMVQNTPLSNRIHFEGFQPEPQRYMLATDIFVLASHCESFGLVLTEAREAGCAIIASNVDGIPETLDNGTAGFLVPPKDTETLADALAQLLKDPTQLYTWKSCAPQNLERFHVARVNEETLAVYRELVTNFKPLKVIAREEVLVSK
- a CDS encoding AGE family epimerase/isomerase, which encodes MGYDLTTLAALYKNALLNDVLPFWEQHSLDYEQGGYFTCLNRQGQVYDTDKFIWLQNRQVWTFSMLCNQLEKRENWLKIASNGAKFLAQHGRDTEGNWYFALNREGQPLIQPYNIFSDCFAAMAFSQYALASGEEWAKDVAMQAYNNVLRRKDNPKGKYTKAYPGTRPMKALAVPMILANLTLEMAWLLPSETLESVLASTVKEVMTDFLDQERGLMYENVTPDGSHIDCFDGRLINPGHGIEAMWFIMDIANRNNDSKTINQAVDVVLNILNFAWDSEYGGLYYFMDAEGHPPQQLEWDQKLWWVHLESLVALAMGYRLTGRTECWEWYQKMHDYAWSHFADAEYGEWFGYLNRRGEVLLNLKGGKWKGCFHVPRAMYLCWQQFEKLG
- a CDS encoding Uma2 family endonuclease, giving the protein MNIVTPKRFTIDEYHQLINLGFLKEGDRIELIRGELMQMVAKGTPHTVCGSILCRQLDRILGDRAVIRSQDPITLSNQSEPEPDIVIAEGTDEDYLAHHPYAEDILLVIEISDSTLIYDQTKKLELYAEAGISHYWIVNLNISQLECYSQPYQNAQGEFNYLSKLISLPHQSVAIPGFADAVLNLRRIFPTRNR
- a CDS encoding CheR family methyltransferase, whose amino-acid sequence is MTTIEKDPEFEQLLVYLRKNRGFDFTGYKRSNLMRRVRKRMQLLNIETFGDYLNYLEVDPEEFNHLFNTILINVTNFFRDATAWEALVEQVLPHIIKGKKHTDQIRIWSAGCASGEEAYTIAILMAEMLGADQFRQRVKIYATDVDEEALKQARQAAYSAKDIHPIPQDLRQKYFQVINNRYVFQSDLRRCIIFGRHDLLQDAPISRLDLLVCRNILMYFNSTTQGRILTRFHFALKNTGYLFLGKAEMLLSYPNLFTPLDLKNRIFTKVSEHNLRDRLLFIPNSGDETSENSLSYQMRLRDLAYDASPTAQIVVNFDGRLVMINEQARNLFALSPRDLNRPFQDLEISYRPLELRSLIERAYAERSPVSISNVERYFSNTETQYFDVRITPLQNTDSSFLGVSIVFHDVTHFIQLQEELQRFRQELETTKEELQSTNEELETTNEELQSTNEELETINEELQSTNEELKTTNDELHSANQELHTINNELSQRTQELNRTNIVLVSILKSLQTGIVVIDNSFNILVWNYMVEDMWGLRTDEVLGNSLFSLDIGLPVEQLRSPIRDSLSGKEVFLEMILEAINRRGRQIRCYVAITPLSSTEMKGAVLMMADIETVHSMVSSQDIEARRQK
- a CDS encoding PAS domain-containing hybrid sensor histidine kinase/response regulator: MTPDNWTKAIDAANQRLDILLQRASQPQDMSRWQDAPVVMLTEAIAEISISLEELNVLAEELQLQNQELIATRQQVEAERQRYQDLFNFAPDAYLVTDITGIIQEANHIAAQLLQVRQSYLIGKPMSVFVHPDARANFRQLILDLQQQGHIRNAELRIFYKEGETDFPAELTAVTERNRTGKVTSLRWLFRNISDRQRTAQKLREQAALLDITTDAILVKDLHSQILFWNKGAENLYGWTATEALGKSGDTLLFTNNSPQLQQAKKTVLETGAWQGELHKVDKNGKKIIIASRWTLMYDAADLPKSILCVDTDITEKKQLEAQLLRIQRLESLGTLTSGIAHDLNNILTPILTVAQLLPIKHPQLEEDSQQMLELLATSAKRGADLVHQISTFGRNSENNSINLQIATIISDIEQIIKRTFPKSIEIKTDIATDLASVLGDSTQLHQVLMNLVINARDAIPDSGELSISADNLFIDEDFAKQHIGAEVGCYVVIKVADTGIGIHPDNLDKIFDPFFTTKAIGKGTGLGLSTVIGIVNNHNGFVTVSSQLGIGSEFQIYIPSNDSPISLLKFNQILPTGNGELILVVDDELAIIQITKTVLESHNYKVLTAENGIEALSLYNQYQDEIQLVLIDMMMPIMAGDMAISTLQIINPQIKIIAMSGLETMKTLIEFSQAGVKKFLPKPFTHQELLRQIHELISLNT
- a CDS encoding DUF4327 family protein translates to MNTAVKYDIEVIKDEARQLVSKRLVNRQQPIYTLCKYIPDRDWPFFELELEKNEFLLRDRIIDLLSHEKWEED